The genome window GTTTCGCGGCCGTGAGAACGCGCGAAACCCCGTTCGGGGGACCGTCCGTATCGGGGGTATGGTCGAGAAGACGGACCGAGGCGAGGACGCGAACGGGCCCCGGTCGGCCGACGGTCGCCGGTTCGAGGTGTTCGTCCGCGAGGCGGAGTCGGACCCGCTCCGCCACGTCGGCACCGTCGCCGCGCCGACGCCGGACGCCGCCCACGAGGAGGCGAGCAAGCTCTTCGCGTGGTACGCCCGCGACGTGTGGGTGTGTCCGGCCGGGGAGGTGTCCCGGTACTCCGCCGAGTCGCTCGCTGGCGACGCGGACGGGGCGGACGGTGATTCCGAGTCGTCCGAGAACCCCGACGAGCCGCGCGTCTACGAAGAGACCGAGGGGACGCCGACGGTCGCGTCCGGCAGCGCGTCGGTCGACGGGGAGGAAGACGCCGCGGAGCCGTCCGCGGAGGGGTCGCGATGATCTCCGTCAGCAAGCTGCTGTGCGGGCTCGACGCCGAGAGCGACGGGCTCCGCTACGACGCGGCCGACGGCTCGAAGGAGCCGCAGATCACGGAGGAGAAACAGCGGCGGCCGGTCGTCGTCTGGAACACCACCAAGCGGTGCAACCTCTACTGCGAGCACTGCTACGCGGGCGCCGACGCCGAGGGCGCCCCGAACGAGCTGTCGACCGCGGAGGGGAAGGCGCTCGTCGACGACCTCGCGGAGTTCGGCGTCCCGGTCCTCCTCTTTTCCGGCGGCGAACCCCTCGTCCGCGAGGACCTCCCGGAGCTCGTCGCGTACGCCGACGACAGCGGAATCAGACCGGTCCTCTCGACGAACGGCACGCTGCTCACCCGCGAACGCGCCCGCGAACTGAAGGAAGCTGGGCTCAAGTACGCCGGCGTCTCCGTCGACGGGCTCCCCGAGCGCAACGACCGCATCCGCGGCGAGGAGGGGGCGTTCGACGCCGCGGTCCGGGGGATCGAGGCCTGCCTCGACGTGGGGCTCAAGACGGGACTACGCTACACGATCACCGAGCACAACGTCGACGACCTGGCGGGCGTCGTCGACCTCCTCGTCGACGTGGGCGTCGACCGCTTCTGCTTTTACCACCTCGACTACGGCGGCCGCGGCGCCGACATCTCGAACGTCGACCTGAGTCCGGAGGCGACCCGCCAGGCGGTCACCGACCTCTGTGACCTCACCCGCGAGTACCACGAGCGGGGCGAGGAGATCGAGACGCTGCTCGTCGGCAACTACGCCGACGCCGGCCACCTCGTCGAGTACGCCGACCGCGAGATGGGCACCGACCGCGCCCGGCTCATTTATCGGTACCTCCGGCGCAACGGCGGCGACCCGACCGGCGAGCGCGTCGCCGACGTCGACCCCGTCGGCAATGTCCACCTCACGCAGTTCTGGCAGGGATACTCGCCGGGCAACGTCCGCGACCGCTCGTTCGGCGCCATCTGGACCGACGAGTCGAATCCGCTCCTCGCCGGGCTCCGCGAGCGAGAGGAGCGCCTCTCCGGCCGCTGCGCCGACTGCGCGTACCAGTCGATCTGTCGCGGCGGCTCGCGGCTCCGCGCGCTCTCGGCGCACGGCGACCCGTTCGCGCCCGACCCGAAGTGCTACCTCACGGAGTCGGAGCGCGCCGGCGAGGAGGCGCTCGCGCGGATCGACGGCGCCGGGCCGTCCGCGCCCGCCGACGACTGAGCCGCCCCGGACCGCGGCCGTCGCGGTCGCCTACTCCTCGTCGCCGACTGTCTCGGACTCTCCTGCCGTGCCGTACTTCGCCGAGAAGTGCTCCGCGGGCACCTCGCCGCGGGCGACGCCGATCGCGTCGCGCACGAGTTCGACGGTGG of Halorubrum trapanicum contains these proteins:
- a CDS encoding TIGR04347 family pseudo-SAM/SPASM protein — protein: MISVSKLLCGLDAESDGLRYDAADGSKEPQITEEKQRRPVVVWNTTKRCNLYCEHCYAGADAEGAPNELSTAEGKALVDDLAEFGVPVLLFSGGEPLVREDLPELVAYADDSGIRPVLSTNGTLLTRERARELKEAGLKYAGVSVDGLPERNDRIRGEEGAFDAAVRGIEACLDVGLKTGLRYTITEHNVDDLAGVVDLLVDVGVDRFCFYHLDYGGRGADISNVDLSPEATRQAVTDLCDLTREYHERGEEIETLLVGNYADAGHLVEYADREMGTDRARLIYRYLRRNGGDPTGERVADVDPVGNVHLTQFWQGYSPGNVRDRSFGAIWTDESNPLLAGLREREERLSGRCADCAYQSICRGGSRLRALSAHGDPFAPDPKCYLTESERAGEEALARIDGAGPSAPADD
- a CDS encoding Htur_1727 family rSAM-partnered candidate RiPP, which codes for MVEKTDRGEDANGPRSADGRRFEVFVREAESDPLRHVGTVAAPTPDAAHEEASKLFAWYARDVWVCPAGEVSRYSAESLAGDADGADGDSESSENPDEPRVYEETEGTPTVASGSASVDGEEDAAEPSAEGSR